The stretch of DNA CGAGGAGCTGTTGGCCAGGGCCGGAAACGTTTCCTTGGTATAATAAAGATGCACGCCGAACACGCCAAAGGCGTCACAACTGCGCAGGATGGCGGCCACGTTGTGCGGATCGTGGATGTTGTTCAGAACCAGGGTCAAATCGGGCTGGCGCCGGGCCAACACCTCGCGCAGACGAAGCTTGCGTTTTTCGGTCAGAAATCTGTCGGGCATGAAATCAATGAGGGTTGAGGTGAGACAATGCACGGGGCTTGTAGCCGGAAGCGGCCATGTTGGCAAAGCCCGGTTCAGTTCGACAACTGGAGAACGTACTCCTGATTGCCCTTGGGGCCCTTGATGCCGGCCGCGACCACGCCCTTGGGCGTCAGGCCGAGCTCGGTCCGGGCAAAGGCCTCGATCTCGGCCACGGCCCGAAGCTGCAACTCCTCGGACCGGACCACGCCCTTGACCGCGTGCTCGGGGCCGAGCTCGAACTGCGGCTTGACCAGGGCCAGGATCAGGCCGCCGGGCTTCAAAAACCGCAGACAGGGCGGCAGGATGAGCTTAAGCGAAATGAACGAGCAATCGGCCACGACCAAATCCACCGGCTCGGGCAGCAAGTCCGGCCCGGCGTGTCGCAGGTTGACCCGCTCCAGATTGATCACGCGCGGGTCCTGGACCAGCTTCCAGTGGAGCTGGCCATGCCCGACGTCCACGGCATAGACCCGCGCCGCCCCGAACTGCAGCAGACAATCGGTGAAGCCCCCGGTGGACGCCCCGGCGTCCAGGGCGACCATCCCGGCCACGTCCACGTTAAAATGGGCAAGGGCCGAGAGGAGCTTGTACCCGCCGCGCGAGACAAACCGCTCCTGGTCCTTCACTTCCAGATCGGCCGAGGCCGCGATCTGCTGCCCAGGCTTGGCCACGAGCGTCCGCGCTCCGGCCCGGACCAGATACACCTGCCCGGCCATGATCAGGCGCGTGGCCTTTTCCTGGCTCTCGGCCAATCCCCGCGCCGCCAGGACCACATCGGCCCGATCCACGTTCCTGGCCATCGTCAGACCCCGGAAACAACCGCGTCCGGCTGGTCCGCCCAACAAATAAGCCCCAGGCTGTGGGCGTCCCGCAGCAGGGGATGGTGCGGCAGGATACGCACGGTGAATCCGAACTTGCCCGTGGCCAAGGGCGTGGCCTGGCCGCGATACACATACCAGCCGTCGACCGTGCGTTCTTCCGGAACCATGATGTAGGTCGAGCGGGACATGAAATGCCCGGTATGATCCAGCGGTCCGGTGTAAATCTCGACGTGGATATCCTCGATGCCCAGTCCCTCCACGAGCACTTCGGCGCTGACTTCCAGATTCTCGCCCACGAACATCTCGGTGGTCGTGTTGCTCTGCACGTTGCGCACCCGGAGGCCGCTCCAATGGGTAAGCAGGTTCAAGCGCCATTCGGCCAGATCCGTCACCGGACGGTACTGGTCGGCCGCGAGCTTGGAGTAGCTGATGTTGGACGGGAGATAGGCGCGCTTGGCGTATTCCTCGACCATCCGGTGGCCATTGAAGACCGGGCCCAGGACGCTCAGGGCCTGCTTCATCTTCTGCACCCAGGGCCGGGGAAAGGAGCCGTGGGTGCGCTCGTAAAACAGCGGCACGACGTCCTTTTCCAGAATGTTGTAAAGCGTCTGGCTCTCCACGAAATCCTGGTACTCCACGTCGTCGTATTCCTCGGCGTTGCCAATGGCCCAGCCCACGCTGTTGTCCGGGCTCCAGGCCTCGTCCCACCACCCGTCCAGGGTGCTCAGGTTGAGCACGCCATTGGCCATGGCCTTCATGCCACTGGTGCCACAGGCCTCCAACGGCCGCCGCGGATTGTTCAGCCAGACATCGCAGCCCTGGACCAGATAACGGGCCACGTTCATGTCATAATCCTCCAGAAACACCATGGACGCGCGACATTCCTCGGACTGGCACAGGCTGACCAGATCCTGGATGATCTTCTTGCCCTCGTTGTCACGGGGATGGGCCTTGCCGGCGAAAACGAACTGCACCGGCCGGGAGGCGTTGCCGACCATGCGCCGCAGCCGTTCCTTGTCCCGCAGCAGCAGATAGGCCCGCTTGTACGAAGCGAAGCGCCGCGCGAAGCCAATGGTCAGGGTCTCGGGGTTGAGGACATTGTCGGCCACTTCCAGTTCCCAGCTTCGCCCGCCCCTGGACATGATCTGCTGGCGCAACCGGCGGCGCACGAAATCCACCAGGCGCTCGCGCAGACGCTCGTGGGTCCGCCACAGCTCGATT from Deltaproteobacteria bacterium encodes:
- a CDS encoding TlyA family RNA methyltransferase, whose amino-acid sequence is MARNVDRADVVLAARGLAESQEKATRLIMAGQVYLVRAGARTLVAKPGQQIAASADLEVKDQERFVSRGGYKLLSALAHFNVDVAGMVALDAGASTGGFTDCLLQFGAARVYAVDVGHGQLHWKLVQDPRVINLERVNLRHAGPDLLPEPVDLVVADCSFISLKLILPPCLRFLKPGGLILALVKPQFELGPEHAVKGVVRSEELQLRAVAEIEAFARTELGLTPKGVVAAGIKGPKGNQEYVLQLSN